A stretch of Crossiella cryophila DNA encodes these proteins:
- a CDS encoding acyl-CoA dehydrogenase family protein: MDFALDERTLELREKLLAFMDSHIYPAEQELLGKDVAPGAEWDRPSVMEDLKEEARRRGLWNLFLPGAHGAGLTNLQYASLAEITGHSPGLAPEALNCAAPDTGNMELLAEFGSEAQQRRWLEPLLGGQIRSAFCMTEPEVASSDASNIATRIDRDGDHYVVNGRKWFASGAMSPDCAVLIVMGKTDPGAERHRQQSMIIVPSDTPGVDIKRGMHVFGYTDGAHGGHAEVVFTNVRVPAENLVAGEGDGFAIAQARLGPGRIHHCMRLIGMAERALELMCQRALDRVAFGKPLAEQGVVREWIAESRVRIEQTRLLVLKTAWLMDTVGNKGAHTEIQAIKIATPRMTEWVVDKAIQAHGAGGVSQDLPLAHLWAQGRTLRLADGPDEVHLASLARRELKKYKG; encoded by the coding sequence ATGGACTTCGCCCTCGACGAGCGCACCCTCGAACTGCGCGAGAAGCTGCTGGCGTTCATGGATTCCCACATCTACCCGGCCGAGCAGGAGCTGCTCGGCAAGGACGTCGCGCCCGGCGCGGAGTGGGACCGGCCGTCAGTGATGGAGGACCTCAAGGAGGAGGCGCGCAGGCGTGGCCTGTGGAACCTGTTCCTGCCCGGCGCGCACGGCGCGGGCCTGACCAACCTGCAGTACGCCTCGCTGGCCGAGATCACCGGCCACAGCCCCGGCCTGGCCCCTGAGGCGCTCAACTGCGCCGCGCCGGACACCGGCAACATGGAACTGCTGGCCGAGTTCGGCTCCGAGGCACAGCAGCGGCGGTGGCTGGAACCGTTGCTGGGCGGGCAGATCCGCTCCGCCTTCTGCATGACCGAGCCGGAGGTGGCCTCCTCCGACGCGAGCAACATCGCCACCCGGATCGACCGCGACGGCGACCACTACGTGGTCAACGGCCGCAAGTGGTTCGCCTCCGGTGCGATGAGCCCGGACTGCGCGGTGCTCATCGTCATGGGCAAGACCGATCCCGGCGCGGAACGGCACCGCCAGCAGAGCATGATCATCGTCCCGTCGGACACCCCCGGTGTGGACATCAAGCGCGGCATGCACGTCTTCGGCTACACCGACGGCGCGCACGGCGGGCACGCCGAGGTCGTGTTCACCAACGTCCGGGTGCCCGCGGAGAACCTGGTCGCCGGTGAGGGCGACGGGTTCGCCATCGCGCAGGCCCGGCTCGGGCCCGGCCGGATCCACCACTGCATGCGGTTGATCGGCATGGCCGAGCGTGCCCTGGAACTGATGTGCCAGCGCGCGCTGGACCGGGTCGCCTTCGGCAAACCGCTGGCCGAGCAGGGCGTGGTGCGGGAGTGGATCGCCGAATCCCGGGTGCGCATCGAGCAGACCCGCCTGCTGGTGCTCAAGACCGCGTGGCTGATGGACACCGTGGGCAACAAGGGCGCGCACACCGAGATCCAGGCGATCAAGATCGCCACCCCGCGGATGACCGAATGGGTGGTGGACAAGGCGATCCAGGCGCACGGCGCGGGCGGGGTCAGCCAGGACCTGCCGCTGGCGCACCTGTGGGCGCAGGGCCGCACACTGCGACTGGCCGACGGTCCGGACGAGGTGCACCTGGCCTCGCTGGCGCGGCGGGAACTGAAGAAGTACAAGGGCTAG
- a CDS encoding L-2-amino-thiazoline-4-carboxylic acid hydrolase → MSTNQFDSLDAAYVPDPAVEIPAIIEAFLTRLTELAPGFDPAAAQSLAAELAEAQSHRIVDEAARYNIALSTTVLAAFRLLPGGTDRHTLLRRALNEPFAEQIAQGTRYALDYAEDAFSTMVAISKTREEHAFGAGFTFHRAADDDREYLLEVRQCLYHEVLKAHDAAELTPVLCEWDESWMGAIDPARHGLTFERRTTLGLGGTHCPFSFRRS, encoded by the coding sequence ATGTCCACCAACCAGTTCGACTCGCTCGATGCCGCCTATGTGCCGGATCCCGCGGTCGAGATCCCCGCGATCATCGAGGCTTTCCTGACCCGCCTCACCGAATTGGCTCCCGGCTTCGACCCGGCCGCGGCCCAGTCGCTGGCCGCGGAACTGGCTGAAGCCCAGTCCCACCGGATCGTCGACGAGGCGGCTCGGTACAACATCGCGCTGTCCACCACGGTGCTGGCCGCGTTCCGGCTGCTGCCCGGTGGCACCGACCGGCACACGCTGCTGCGGCGTGCGCTGAACGAACCCTTCGCCGAGCAGATCGCCCAGGGCACCCGGTACGCCCTGGACTACGCCGAGGACGCCTTCAGCACCATGGTCGCGATCAGCAAGACTCGCGAGGAACACGCCTTCGGCGCTGGTTTCACCTTCCACCGCGCGGCCGATGACGACCGCGAGTACCTGCTGGAAGTGCGGCAATGCCTCTACCACGAGGTGCTCAAGGCACACGATGCCGCGGAGCTGACGCCGGTGCTGTGCGAGTGGGACGAGAGCTGGATGGGCGCGATCGATCCAGCCCGGCACGGCCTGACCTTCGAACGGAGGACCACGCTGGGCCTGGGCGGCACGCACTGCCCGTTCTCGTTCCGGCGTAGCTGA
- a CDS encoding DUF1349 domain-containing protein — protein MSAADFGSSDWAWLNEPPRWSVADGRLTVRTAPDTDFWRVTHYGFIRDTGHFLGRRVAGDFTASVTFRGDYHDRYDQAGLMIRLDERNWIKTGIELDGRLWLSAVATREFSDWSVLPAPGGLREVRLSVQRSGDAVTVRYGVDGAAPETMLRLAYLPPKRPAWIGPMCASPDGTGFTATFTDFTLTT, from the coding sequence ATGAGTGCGGCGGACTTCGGCAGCAGTGACTGGGCCTGGCTCAACGAGCCACCCAGGTGGAGTGTGGCGGACGGGCGGCTGACCGTGCGGACCGCACCGGACACCGACTTCTGGCGCGTCACCCATTACGGTTTCATCCGCGATACCGGGCACTTTCTCGGCCGCCGGGTCGCCGGGGATTTCACCGCGTCGGTGACCTTCCGCGGCGACTACCACGACCGCTACGACCAGGCCGGGTTGATGATCCGCCTCGACGAGCGGAACTGGATCAAGACCGGCATCGAACTAGACGGCAGGCTGTGGCTGAGCGCGGTCGCCACCAGGGAGTTCTCCGACTGGTCGGTGCTGCCCGCGCCGGGTGGGCTGCGCGAGGTGCGGTTGTCGGTGCAGCGCTCCGGCGACGCGGTGACCGTGCGCTACGGCGTGGACGGTGCGGCCCCGGAGACCATGTTGCGACTGGCCTACCTGCCGCCGAAACGGCCCGCCTGGATCGGCCCGATGTGCGCCTCCCCGGACGGCACCGGGTTCACCGCCACCTTCACCGATTTCACCCTGACCACGTAG
- a CDS encoding glycosyltransferase family 9 protein, translating to MATESVLVNFVYAHNVGHAIEALHYAHGYHLADPDRRIALVLNKKTPVELASFCDCVDEVFEVEVDLFDGDFDAAPALAGIPRDWDWVVGDLRGTQDVQRELFPGLARYYDTAATHFRAAKGTGSAGLVKIGPSYRPHQELRLNLPRAELDRGAALLGDAPVKIAVLPGGSAPREYYPSTASWELILGGLAEKFPGARFCFLGKLDTGDGRTGTSFGAGELDRLRTAFPSVAAVDVPLVDQLGALAACDLLISPHSGFSFTASALGVPWLALSGNRWPEYYFNGVPFYSVLPDRERFPCYSMFAADPDPVDEPGGPHAPSMSQARFAADLPEIVAGAQLLLGDWSYPDALSDHFQRLNRRFPDWSTWFFAIDGVHLPFIS from the coding sequence ATGGCTACCGAGTCCGTTCTGGTGAACTTCGTCTACGCCCACAACGTCGGCCACGCGATCGAGGCCCTGCACTACGCGCACGGCTACCACCTGGCCGATCCGGACCGGCGGATCGCGTTGGTACTCAACAAGAAGACCCCGGTCGAGCTGGCGTCCTTCTGCGACTGCGTCGACGAGGTGTTCGAGGTCGAGGTGGACCTCTTCGACGGCGACTTCGACGCCGCGCCCGCGCTGGCCGGGATCCCGAGGGACTGGGACTGGGTGGTCGGCGACCTGCGCGGCACCCAGGACGTCCAACGGGAGCTGTTCCCCGGGCTGGCCCGCTACTACGACACCGCCGCCACCCACTTCCGCGCGGCCAAGGGCACCGGTTCCGCGGGCCTGGTCAAGATCGGCCCGTCCTACCGGCCGCACCAGGAACTGCGCCTGAACCTGCCGCGCGCCGAACTGGACCGGGGCGCGGCGCTGCTCGGCGACGCGCCGGTGAAGATCGCGGTGCTGCCCGGCGGCAGCGCACCCCGCGAGTACTACCCGTCCACGGCCTCCTGGGAACTCATCCTCGGCGGCCTGGCGGAGAAGTTCCCCGGCGCGCGGTTCTGCTTCCTGGGCAAGCTCGACACCGGGGACGGGCGCACCGGCACCAGCTTCGGCGCGGGCGAACTCGACCGGCTGCGCACCGCCTTCCCCAGCGTGGCCGCGGTGGACGTGCCCCTGGTCGACCAACTCGGCGCGCTGGCCGCCTGCGACCTGCTGATCTCCCCGCACTCGGGCTTCTCCTTCACCGCGAGCGCTCTCGGCGTGCCATGGCTGGCGCTCTCCGGTAACCGGTGGCCCGAGTACTACTTCAACGGGGTGCCGTTCTACTCGGTGCTGCCCGACCGGGAACGCTTCCCCTGCTACAGCATGTTCGCCGCCGACCCCGACCCGGTCGACGAGCCCGGCGGGCCCCACGCACCCAGCATGAGCCAGGCCCGTTTCGCCGCCGATCTGCCGGAAATCGTGGCTGGCGCGCAGCTGTTGCTGGGTGACTGGAGCTATCCGGATGCGCTCAGTGACCACTTCCAACGTCTGAACCGCCGTTTTCCCGACTGGAGCACGTGGTTCTTCGCCATTGATGGTGTGCATCTTCCGTTCATAAGCTGA
- a CDS encoding EF-hand domain-containing protein, whose product MTMLSALQRENIGALFDVFDHSGLGRIEWADMERIALTVIARLGMTVDDPKCVLYLQAYRRWWAQLQHDAGHGDIGLVDRPSFISAFEKGMMAEPGYLDRVLSVGLTAFDAADTDGDEVLDEEELVTLYVASGLPKEGATALFQQIDTDGDGKISRQEWLAASRETYVGDDPEGVGASTLAQNWLAQT is encoded by the coding sequence ATGACCATGCTCAGTGCGTTGCAGCGCGAGAACATCGGCGCGCTGTTCGACGTGTTCGACCACAGCGGCCTCGGCCGCATCGAGTGGGCGGACATGGAGCGCATCGCGCTGACCGTGATCGCTCGCCTCGGGATGACCGTCGACGACCCGAAATGCGTGCTCTACCTGCAGGCTTATCGACGGTGGTGGGCGCAGTTGCAACACGACGCCGGCCACGGCGACATCGGCCTGGTGGACCGGCCCTCGTTCATCTCCGCCTTCGAGAAGGGCATGATGGCCGAGCCCGGGTATCTGGACCGGGTGCTCTCGGTCGGTCTGACCGCCTTCGACGCGGCGGACACGGACGGTGACGAAGTCCTCGATGAGGAGGAACTGGTCACGCTCTACGTCGCCAGCGGCCTGCCCAAGGAGGGCGCGACCGCGCTGTTCCAACAGATCGACACCGACGGCGACGGCAAGATCAGCCGCCAGGAATGGCTCGCGGCCAGCCGCGAGACCTATGTCGGCGACGACCCCGAGGGCGTCGGCGCCAGCACCCTGGCGCAGAACTGGCTCGCCCAGACCTGA
- a CDS encoding cytochrome P450, giving the protein MTTILPVAPHRLPGLGHLPYLAWDQVGFYSSLLDLGPVVRIYFGPMEALLLTDPALIHQVLVTEADKFTKGRIFRKTRPFFGNGVATSDGEFHLRQRRLMSPAFHQQRLAGYGEVMRAEVERMTKGWRSGQRIAWEKAMYAVTPHIIGKTLFHSDLGEQAAAEIHRSLPLVLQGAVTRSLNPLPWMPAWTSRRYDVAGRRLDAIIDRILSSYADDDTDRGDLLSMLLNARHDDTGKGMSRQQARDEIMTLLVAGTETAAVSLSWLFLELSQHPEVESQLHTELDTELAGHPITFADLPRLPYLRRVVDETLRLHNPVPMSMRAAQAEVQLGPALARPGTEVVYSPLALHRDPRHHPRPLEFDPDRWARPPAAGTYLPFGGGRHRCIGERFAIAEMMIATATIAAGWRLRLAPGSRVRSAAYTTHHPVSLPMILERR; this is encoded by the coding sequence ATGACCACCATCCTCCCCGTCGCCCCCCATCGGCTGCCCGGTCTGGGCCACCTGCCCTATCTGGCGTGGGACCAGGTCGGTTTCTACTCCTCGCTGCTCGATCTCGGACCGGTGGTGCGCATCTACTTCGGTCCGATGGAGGCGTTGCTGCTGACCGATCCGGCGCTGATCCACCAGGTGCTCGTCACCGAGGCGGACAAGTTCACCAAGGGCCGCATCTTCCGCAAGACCCGCCCGTTCTTCGGCAACGGCGTGGCCACCTCCGACGGCGAGTTCCACCTGCGTCAGCGCAGGCTGATGAGCCCGGCCTTCCACCAGCAGCGCCTGGCCGGGTACGGCGAGGTGATGCGCGCCGAGGTGGAGCGGATGACCAAGGGCTGGCGGTCGGGGCAGCGGATCGCCTGGGAAAAGGCCATGTACGCGGTGACCCCGCACATCATCGGCAAAACCCTCTTCCACAGCGACCTGGGCGAGCAGGCCGCCGCGGAGATCCACCGATCCCTGCCCCTGGTGCTGCAGGGCGCGGTCACCCGCTCCCTGAACCCGCTGCCCTGGATGCCTGCCTGGACGTCCCGCCGCTACGACGTGGCGGGCAGGCGTCTCGACGCGATCATCGACCGCATCCTGTCCAGCTACGCCGACGACGACACCGATCGCGGCGACCTGTTGTCCATGCTGCTCAACGCCCGCCACGACGACACCGGCAAGGGCATGAGCCGCCAACAGGCCCGCGACGAGATCATGACCCTGCTCGTCGCAGGCACCGAGACCGCCGCGGTCTCGCTGTCCTGGCTGTTCCTGGAACTGTCCCAGCACCCGGAGGTCGAATCCCAGCTCCACACCGAACTGGACACTGAACTGGCCGGCCACCCCATCACCTTCGCCGACCTACCCCGCCTGCCGTACCTGCGCCGAGTGGTCGACGAGACCCTGCGCCTGCACAACCCGGTACCGATGTCGATGCGCGCCGCCCAGGCCGAGGTCCAACTCGGCCCGGCACTGGCCCGGCCCGGAACGGAAGTCGTGTACAGCCCACTCGCACTCCACCGCGATCCGCGCCATCACCCGCGCCCGCTGGAGTTCGATCCGGATCGGTGGGCGAGGCCGCCCGCGGCGGGTACGTATCTGCCTTTTGGCGGGGGGCGGCACAGGTGCATCGGGGAGCGGTTCGCGATCGCGGAGATGATGATCGCGACGGCGACGATCGCGGCGGGGTGGCGGTTGCGGTTGGCGCCGGGGAGCCGGGTGCGGTCGGCGGCTTATACAACGCACCATCCGGTGTCGCTGCCGATGATTCTCGAACGGAGGTAG
- a CDS encoding aspartate/glutamate racemase family protein: MRTIGLLGGMSWESSAIYYRLVNELVRDRLGGLHSARCVLYSVDFAEIEELQRAQDWDGAGERLGQAARALERAGADFVVVCTNTMHKVADQVAAAVEIPLLHLGDATAAAVLARGVRRVGLLGTAFTMEQEFYRERLAGHGLEVVVPGDADRALVHRVIYEELCRGVVLAESRVAFREVMARLAAAGVEGIILGCTEIELLVGEGDSALPLFPTTRLHAIAAVELALA; the protein is encoded by the coding sequence ATGCGCACTATCGGCCTGCTCGGGGGCATGAGCTGGGAGTCCTCCGCGATCTACTACCGCCTGGTGAACGAGTTGGTCCGGGATCGGCTTGGTGGTCTGCACTCGGCGCGGTGCGTGCTGTACTCGGTGGATTTCGCCGAGATCGAGGAACTCCAGCGGGCGCAGGACTGGGACGGGGCCGGGGAACGGCTTGGGCAGGCGGCCAGGGCCTTGGAGCGGGCTGGGGCGGACTTCGTCGTGGTGTGTACGAACACGATGCACAAGGTCGCGGATCAGGTTGCGGCGGCTGTGGAGATTCCGTTGTTGCACCTGGGGGATGCCACTGCGGCGGCGGTGCTCGCGCGGGGGGTGCGGCGGGTGGGGTTGCTGGGGACGGCGTTCACGATGGAGCAGGAGTTCTATCGGGAGCGGCTGGCTGGGCATGGGCTTGAGGTGGTGGTGCCGGGGGACGCGGATCGGGCGCTGGTGCATCGGGTGATCTATGAGGAGTTGTGCCGGGGGGTTGTGCTGGCGGAGTCGCGGGTTGCGTTTCGGGAGGTCATGGCTCGGTTGGCGGCGGCTGGGGTGGAGGGGATCATCCTGGGGTGTACCGAGATCGAGTTGTTGGTGGGGGAGGGGGACTCGGCGTTGCCGTTGTTTCCGACTACCCGGCTGCATGCGATCGCGGCGGTTGAGCTGGCGTTGGCGTGA